One Peptostreptococcus equinus genomic window carries:
- a CDS encoding cell wall-binding repeat-containing protein, with translation MSSLIMAITVICNVKVSVLAEKVDKQKVNRIEVERIGGKDRIETSLMISKKLNTNKANIVNAWNFADALSIAPIAAIKGEGIILTDDKDELENSLNKLKIKRVRVLGGEEVISSKIYDSINKKYNARRVFGKDRYETSLNIVRNSGYSRVGIANGEKLHDSLTAGPFLAKKKLPLLLIHKENKKEIPNDLKVEYTFGGEKSIRETFGKRLAGEDRFKTSVNIAQEFGEIDNVILVNGYKYPDALSVAPLAKKMNAPIVLTKNNKLSKEVEEIIKKVSKVTIIGGENSVSDNIEKKIKQFSKKENNSYEDEGLDEKIDLKDDTPLENGDFYGTADSGVYYSYSTIRKYKSGPSVVKINVKDGKITRAESVRYTDDDVTSGFSFAQYAEKKDKLLSMMAGLDIKGVKRADLLVRANSGQKEEYDVISGATITSKGHMSAVIAALKNSAQAYKDKISGKIVNQKPVVIWMEPINLLKSPLYFGKPINMKDVGVILHYSNGKQEKVLYPSFSEFGISCNYSNNQILNENDPNLDKNNNISIEFREKTANSHISYSVQFSKYKHMRFATKGQIEYENGEIETFEMFNNEFRYRFKPKHIVKKISIFENDKLLGEGKYNEEYKEYIITVPNSLLDEYWRFETYFIKPEL, from the coding sequence ATGAGTAGTTTAATTATGGCTATTACAGTTATTTGTAATGTAAAGGTTTCTGTATTAGCTGAGAAAGTTGATAAACAAAAGGTAAACAGGATTGAAGTAGAGAGAATTGGTGGGAAAGATAGAATTGAAACTTCATTAATGATTTCAAAAAAATTAAATACTAATAAAGCAAACATAGTTAATGCATGGAATTTTGCTGATGCACTTTCTATAGCGCCTATAGCTGCAATTAAAGGAGAAGGAATTATTTTAACTGATGATAAAGACGAACTGGAAAATAGTCTAAATAAATTGAAAATAAAAAGAGTGAGAGTATTAGGAGGAGAAGAAGTGATATCTTCAAAAATTTATGACTCTATAAATAAAAAATATAATGCGCGAAGAGTGTTTGGAAAAGATAGATATGAAACCTCTCTGAATATAGTAAGAAATAGTGGATATAGCAGGGTAGGTATAGCAAACGGTGAAAAATTACATGATAGTTTGACTGCTGGTCCATTCTTAGCAAAGAAGAAATTACCTCTTTTATTAATACATAAAGAAAATAAAAAAGAAATTCCCAATGATTTAAAAGTTGAATATACTTTTGGTGGAGAAAAGTCTATAAGAGAAACATTTGGAAAAAGATTAGCTGGTGAAGACAGATTTAAGACATCTGTAAATATTGCTCAAGAATTCGGTGAAATTGATAACGTTATATTAGTGAATGGATATAAATATCCTGATGCTTTGTCAGTGGCACCCTTAGCAAAAAAAATGAATGCTCCAATAGTATTAACCAAAAATAATAAATTATCTAAGGAAGTAGAAGAAATTATAAAAAAAGTAAGTAAAGTAACAATTATAGGAGGAGAAAATTCTGTATCTGACAATATAGAAAAGAAAATTAAGCAATTTTCAAAGAAAGAAAATAATTCATATGAAGATGAGGGACTAGATGAGAAAATAGATTTAAAAGATGATACACCTTTAGAAAATGGTGATTTCTACGGCACTGCTGATTCAGGTGTATATTATTCATATTCAACAATTAGAAAATACAAAAGTGGTCCATCAGTTGTAAAAATTAATGTTAAAGATGGAAAAATTACAAGAGCTGAATCAGTTCGTTATACTGATGATGATGTAACTTCTGGATTTTCATTCGCACAGTATGCAGAAAAGAAGGATAAATTATTAAGTATGATGGCAGGCTTGGATATAAAAGGTGTAAAAAGAGCTGATTTATTAGTGAGAGCAAATAGTGGACAAAAGGAAGAGTATGATGTCATTTCTGGTGCTACGATAACTTCAAAAGGACATATGAGCGCTGTAATTGCCGCTCTTAAAAATTCAGCACAAGCTTATAAAGATAAGATATCTGGTAAAATAGTAAATCAAAAACCTGTAGTTATTTGGATGGAACCAATAAATTTATTGAAATCTCCACTCTATTTTGGTAAACCTATAAATATGAAAGATGTAGGAGTAATATTACATTATTCTAATGGAAAGCAAGAGAAAGTTTTATATCCAAGTTTTAGTGAATTTGGTATATCTTGTAATTATAGTAATAATCAAATTTTAAATGAAAATGACCCTAATTTGGATAAAAATAACAATATTTCTATAGAATTTAGAGAGAAAACAGCAAATTCTCATATAAGTTATTCTGTGCAATTTTCAAAATACAAGCATATGAGATTTGCTACTAAAGGTCAGATTGAATATGAAAATGGGGAGATAGAAACATTTGAAATGTTCAACAATGAATTTAGATATAGATTTAAGCCAAAACATATTGTTAAAAAAATTTCAATTTTTGAAAACGATAAGCTTTTAGGTGAAGGAAAATATAATGAAGAATATAAAGAGTATATAATAACAGTCCCAAATTCACTATTAGATGAATATTGGAGATTTGAAACTTATTTTATAAAGCCAGAGCTTTAA
- a CDS encoding NAD(P)-dependent alcohol dehydrogenase — MKAFAMKKIGETAWIEKERPLCGPMDAILKPIALAPCTSDIHTVFEGAIGERTDMILGHEGVGEIVEVGELVKDFKVGDKCIVPAITPDWNSLEAQDGFSMHSNGMLAGWKFSNFKDGVFGEFFHVNDADGNLAHLPEGMDLTAAAMLSDMVPTGFHGAELADIQFGDNVLVVGIGPVGLMAVAGAQLRGAANIYAVGTRPNCIEIAKEFGANNIISYRDGKIDEQIMKLTNNKGVDKVIIAGGTVDTFIEAVKAVKPGGIIANVNYLGEGEYVKIPREDWGAGMGHKQIRGGLMPGGRKRMERLADLVMTGRIHPEKLVTHTFEGIEHLSDALDLMHKKPKDLIKPVVFVK; from the coding sequence ATGAAAGCATTTGCTATGAAAAAAATTGGAGAAACAGCTTGGATTGAAAAGGAAAGACCACTATGTGGTCCTATGGATGCAATATTAAAACCAATAGCCTTAGCACCTTGCACATCAGACATTCATACAGTATTTGAGGGTGCAATTGGAGAAAGAACAGATATGATATTGGGTCATGAGGGCGTAGGTGAGATTGTAGAGGTAGGAGAATTAGTTAAAGATTTTAAAGTTGGAGATAAATGTATAGTTCCAGCTATAACACCGGATTGGAATTCTCTAGAAGCACAAGATGGATTCTCTATGCATTCAAATGGCATGTTGGCCGGATGGAAATTTTCCAATTTTAAGGACGGTGTATTTGGTGAATTTTTCCATGTAAATGATGCTGATGGAAACCTAGCACATTTGCCTGAAGGAATGGATTTAACTGCTGCAGCAATGCTTTCAGATATGGTTCCTACTGGATTTCATGGAGCAGAGCTTGCTGATATTCAGTTTGGAGATAATGTATTAGTTGTTGGAATAGGTCCGGTAGGTTTGATGGCTGTTGCAGGAGCTCAGTTAAGAGGAGCAGCTAATATATATGCAGTTGGCACTAGACCAAATTGTATAGAAATAGCCAAAGAATTTGGTGCAAATAATATAATAAGTTATAGAGATGGAAAAATAGATGAGCAAATAATGAAACTTACAAATAATAAAGGAGTAGATAAAGTAATAATAGCAGGAGGTACGGTTGATACTTTTATAGAAGCGGTAAAGGCTGTAAAACCGGGAGGAATAATAGCAAATGTAAATTACCTTGGTGAAGGTGAATATGTTAAAATACCTCGCGAAGATTGGGGAGCAGGAATGGGCCATAAACAAATCAGGGGTGGATTAATGCCAGGAGGAAGGAAGAGGATGGAAAGACTTGCAGATCTTGTAATGACTGGAAGAATACATCCAGAAAAATTAGTTACTCATACATTTGAAGGTATTGAACACCTATCTGATGCCCTAGATTTAATGCATAAAAAACCAAAGGATTTAATAAAGCCTGTAGTATTTGTGAAATAA
- the bioB gene encoding biotin synthase BioB → MEDNLYNLKAKKLKDMVINGYEVDLDDIEILKYCDLNILCELACQIRDALSDGEFDLCTIINGKSGNCSENCSFCAQSSHHNVTVDKYDILEKSEIVNSAIKNYNNKINRFSIVTSGRSLKDKELIKLCNTFEEISLKCPINLCSSNGLLTYEQLLRLKKAGVSRYHNNLETSKSFFSNICTTHTYDDKVKTIKAAQKAGLKICSGGIFGLGENLDHRIEMALDLRKLNVDSVPINILNPISNTPLENNKILNYDEIIRSISIFRFILPHKNIRLAGGRILLDDNGLKAINSGVDSMISGDMLTTSGINPTDDIKTIESMGFSIKKTNDNGILEDHISNISQVLLEDTNSDKKAIFISGANTDIGKTYISGEICSILKDSNIDVTYYKPVLSGAHLDTNYDNNNLIAGDCKYVIERSNLNKKPNELCSYIFRQAYSPHLASFINEKEISLDIIKNDFFDLYNKSDYTIVEGCGGIVCPIHKSQYKLIMQTDIIKMLNIDIILVIGSDLGSINQAVTTFEYCINMNINVRAIIMNKFDTTNIKHIDNKKMIEQLTDKRVFYCE, encoded by the coding sequence ATGGAAGATAATCTATATAACTTAAAGGCAAAGAAACTAAAAGATATGGTTATAAATGGTTATGAAGTTGATTTGGATGATATTGAAATACTCAAATACTGTGATTTAAATATTCTATGTGAGTTAGCTTGTCAAATTAGAGATGCTTTATCTGATGGAGAGTTTGATTTATGTACAATTATAAATGGTAAAAGCGGTAACTGTAGCGAAAATTGTTCTTTTTGTGCTCAGTCATCACATCACAACGTAACTGTTGATAAATATGATATTTTAGAAAAAAGTGAAATAGTAAATTCTGCAATAAAAAATTATAACAATAAAATAAATAGATTTTCTATAGTTACCTCTGGCAGAAGCCTAAAAGATAAGGAGTTAATAAAATTATGTAATACATTTGAAGAAATATCTTTAAAATGTCCTATTAATCTTTGTTCTTCAAATGGTCTTTTGACATATGAGCAATTACTAAGACTAAAAAAAGCTGGTGTTAGTAGATACCACAATAACTTAGAAACTTCTAAGTCATTTTTCTCAAATATATGCACCACTCATACTTATGATGACAAAGTAAAAACTATAAAAGCAGCACAAAAGGCTGGTCTTAAAATATGTAGTGGTGGAATATTTGGTTTAGGCGAAAACTTAGACCACAGAATTGAAATGGCATTAGACTTAAGAAAATTAAATGTCGATTCTGTACCGATAAATATATTAAATCCTATATCAAATACACCCTTAGAAAATAATAAAATTTTAAACTATGACGAAATTATTAGATCTATTTCTATTTTTAGATTTATCTTGCCACATAAAAATATAAGACTGGCAGGTGGGAGGATATTACTTGATGATAATGGTTTAAAGGCAATAAATTCAGGTGTAGACTCTATGATTTCTGGTGATATGCTTACTACCTCTGGAATTAATCCTACTGATGATATTAAAACGATAGAAAGTATGGGTTTTTCAATAAAAAAAACTAATGACAATGGTATTTTAGAAGATCACATTTCTAATATCTCACAAGTATTGTTAGAAGATACAAATTCCGATAAAAAAGCAATTTTTATAAGTGGAGCCAACACAGATATTGGTAAAACATATATTAGTGGAGAAATATGTAGTATTCTTAAGGATTCAAATATAGATGTAACATATTATAAACCAGTCCTAAGTGGAGCTCATTTAGATACAAATTATGATAATAATAATTTAATTGCAGGCGACTGTAAATATGTAATAGAAAGATCTAACTTGAATAAAAAACCTAATGAGCTTTGCTCTTATATATTTAGACAAGCATATTCACCTCATTTAGCATCTTTTATAAATGAAAAAGAAATATCTCTTGATATTATCAAAAATGATTTTTTTGATTTATATAATAAAAGCGATTATACAATAGTGGAAGGATGTGGTGGAATAGTTTGCCCTATACATAAATCCCAATATAAATTAATAATGCAGACTGATATTATAAAAATGCTGAACATAGATATTATTTTAGTAATAGGCTCAGATTTAGGTTCAATCAATCAAGCAGTGACCACTTTTGAATACTGTATAAACATGAATATTAATGTGAGAGCAATAATAATGAATAAGTTTGATACTACTAATATAAAACATATAGACAATAAAAAAATGATAGAACAGTTGACAGACAAACGCGTATTTTATTGTGAATAA
- a CDS encoding CPBP family intramembrane glutamic endopeptidase — protein MKKYYLYISTYMGIMGIGLFVLKIFFNVLYTDSELIYNFLPVLIILASISLIFYFINKEDLKIKWRENRQYFLFHVCFLPVLFIATVLFIEDYSLSYKHLMLPILTLLIGIGEEVSYRKILFSKLLRQTSIKKAIIYSSLAFSILHTMNLFGGVSIDQMAFQLFSTFVFGIFFAVMYLYTHNIILLILHHSLWDYIFLSRLLENHNLLNIAMWVIPIIQIIIMLYLYKDYKNKMKKDIFI, from the coding sequence TTGAAAAAATACTATTTGTATATAAGTACTTATATGGGTATAATGGGTATTGGTTTATTTGTATTAAAAATATTTTTTAATGTATTATATACTGATTCAGAATTAATATATAATTTTCTACCAGTTTTGATAATACTAGCATCAATATCATTAATTTTTTACTTTATAAATAAAGAAGATTTAAAAATAAAATGGAGAGAAAATAGACAGTATTTTCTTTTTCATGTATGTTTTCTGCCTGTTCTATTTATAGCAACAGTATTATTTATAGAAGATTATTCTTTAAGCTATAAACATTTAATGTTGCCAATATTGACATTATTAATAGGAATAGGAGAAGAGGTAAGCTATAGAAAAATTCTTTTTTCTAAGTTACTGAGACAAACTAGTATAAAAAAAGCTATAATTTATTCATCTCTTGCATTTTCTATTCTTCATACTATGAATCTATTTGGAGGTGTGAGTATAGACCAAATGGCTTTTCAACTATTTAGCACATTTGTATTTGGAATATTTTTTGCAGTTATGTATTTATATACTCATAATATTATATTATTGATTTTGCATCATAGTTTATGGGACTATATATTTTTGAGTAGACTTTTAGAAAATCATAATTTACTGAATATCGCGATGTGGGTTATACCTATCATACAAATAATAATAATGCTATATTTATATAAAGATTATAAGAATAAAATGAAAAAAGATATATTTATATAA